A stretch of Vannielia litorea DNA encodes these proteins:
- a CDS encoding RDD family protein — protein MDYTSTHPLPDPELNPEFYADTPAKRFFAWLVDGVLIFLVTLLVLPFTAFTGLFFYPLLWLVISFAYRTITLASGSATWGMRLMSVEMRTHRGARFGLGEAFVHTLIYSFAISTFFIQVISIVLMLTTARRQSLGDHLLGSVAINRAATAG, from the coding sequence ATGGACTACACCAGCACCCACCCCCTCCCCGACCCCGAGCTGAACCCCGAGTTCTACGCCGACACGCCGGCCAAACGCTTCTTCGCCTGGCTGGTCGACGGGGTGCTGATCTTCCTCGTGACCCTGCTGGTGCTGCCCTTCACCGCCTTCACCGGGCTCTTCTTCTACCCGTTGCTCTGGCTGGTCATCTCCTTCGCCTACCGCACCATCACCCTGGCCTCCGGCTCCGCGACCTGGGGCATGCGGCTCATGTCGGTGGAGATGCGCACCCATCGCGGCGCACGCTTCGGGCTGGGCGAGGCCTTCGTCCACACGCTGATCTATTCCTTTGCGATCTCGACCTTCTTCATCCAGGTCATTTCGATCGTGCTGATGCTCACCACCGCCCGCCGCCAGAGCCTGGGCGACCATCTCCTGGGCAGCGTGGCGATCAACCGGGCAGCCACTGCAGGCTGA
- a CDS encoding MBL fold metallo-hydrolase, with amino-acid sequence MQSAAGVAVELEPGVVRVIAPNPSPMTHWGTNSYLVGETGLALIDPGPDLPAHAEALLAALKPGQAITHILCTHSHLDHSPLAARLSARTGAPVHAFGTHLDGRRPVMQALAESGLAGGGEGIDAGFAPDIRLAHGDVLAGPGWQLTALHTPGHIANHLSFALARPEGEAVFTGDHVMGWASSLISPPDGDVTAFMASLALLAGRPSRIYHPGHGAAVTDPAARLAWLASHRRARESQVLAALAAGPASPPELTARVYTDVPPALLPAAERNLLAQLVALAEQGAVTASPTLSASATYALA; translated from the coding sequence ATGCAAAGCGCGGCAGGCGTGGCGGTTGAGCTGGAGCCCGGCGTGGTGCGGGTGATCGCGCCCAACCCCTCGCCGATGACCCATTGGGGCACCAACAGCTACCTCGTCGGCGAGACCGGGCTGGCCCTGATCGACCCGGGACCCGACCTGCCCGCCCATGCCGAGGCCCTGCTCGCCGCGCTGAAGCCGGGCCAGGCGATCACCCACATCCTGTGCACCCACTCCCATCTCGACCACTCCCCCCTCGCCGCCCGCCTCTCCGCCCGCACCGGCGCGCCCGTCCATGCCTTCGGCACTCACCTCGACGGCCGTCGCCCGGTGATGCAGGCCCTGGCCGAGAGCGGCCTCGCCGGCGGGGGCGAGGGAATAGACGCGGGCTTTGCCCCCGACATCCGCCTCGCACATGGAGATGTGCTCGCAGGCCCCGGCTGGCAGCTCACCGCGCTCCACACGCCGGGTCACATCGCCAATCACCTCAGCTTCGCGCTGGCCCGTCCCGAGGGCGAGGCCGTGTTCACCGGCGATCACGTGATGGGTTGGGCCTCTTCGCTCATCAGCCCGCCCGATGGCGACGTCACCGCCTTCATGGCGTCGCTCGCGCTGCTGGCCGGGCGCCCCTCGCGCATCTACCACCCCGGCCACGGGGCGGCGGTCACCGATCCCGCCGCCCGGCTCGCCTGGCTGGCCAGCCACCGCCGTGCCCGCGAATCCCAGGTCCTCGCCGCCCTCGCCGCCGGCCCCGCGAGCCCGCCCGAGCTCACCGCCCGCGTCTACACCGATGTCCCCCCGGCGCTCCTCCCGGCCGCCGAGCGCAACCTCCTCGCCCAGCTCGTGGCCCTTGCCGAGCAGGGCGCCGTCACCGCCTCGCCCACCCTGTCCGCCAGCGCGACCTACGCCCTCGCGTAA
- a CDS encoding DUF4112 domain-containing protein → MTAPTSLTGPPVDAEIAALHRLARRMDALFRIPGTQVDIGLDTLLGLVPVVGDTLAAAPSAWIIFKAHRLGATPGALAQMALNTALDWSIGSIPLVGDIFDAAFNANIRNVTLLEKNLASQAARAREVGPRRLNPRASGAPAP, encoded by the coding sequence ATGACCGCGCCCACATCCCTCACCGGCCCGCCCGTCGATGCCGAGATCGCCGCACTCCACCGCCTCGCCCGGCGGATGGATGCGCTCTTCCGCATCCCCGGCACCCAGGTCGATATCGGCCTCGACACCCTGCTCGGCCTCGTGCCGGTCGTGGGCGACACGCTCGCCGCCGCGCCCTCCGCCTGGATCATCTTCAAGGCCCACCGTCTCGGCGCCACTCCGGGCGCCCTGGCGCAAATGGCGCTGAACACCGCGCTCGACTGGTCCATCGGCTCGATCCCCTTGGTGGGCGACATCTTCGACGCCGCCTTCAACGCCAACATCCGCAACGTGACCCTGCTCGAGAAGAACCTCGCCAGCCAGGCCGCCCGCGCCCGCGAGGTTGGCCCCCGGCGGCTGAATCCGCGTGCCTCCGGAGCGCCCGCGCCCTAG
- a CDS encoding transglutaminase-like cysteine peptidase — translation MNTARTVIAGLFLALGLTAPAAPVLAAGTYMVGARSAPAPSGARSLCSQYAWACAAQSGPGRPSELALVRRVNLAINASTRTISDKSQYAREEHWALPTRKGGDCEDFALIKKRELIRSGVAPSRLLIATALDNQRRSHAVLIYRSAGGDVVLDNQTNKMLGWRETGYIFLRMQDPDNPARWVSGFGR, via the coding sequence ATGAACACGGCACGAACCGTCATCGCTGGACTTTTTCTTGCACTCGGCCTCACGGCCCCGGCCGCGCCGGTTTTGGCGGCGGGCACTTACATGGTGGGCGCGCGGTCGGCCCCCGCGCCGAGCGGCGCACGCTCGCTGTGCTCGCAATACGCCTGGGCCTGTGCGGCCCAGTCCGGGCCGGGACGGCCCTCGGAATTGGCGCTGGTGCGCCGGGTGAACCTGGCGATCAATGCCTCCACCCGGACGATCTCGGACAAGTCGCAATATGCGCGCGAGGAGCATTGGGCGCTGCCCACCCGCAAGGGCGGCGACTGCGAGGACTTCGCCCTGATCAAGAAGCGCGAGCTGATCCGCAGCGGCGTGGCCCCGTCGCGGCTGCTCATCGCCACCGCGCTGGACAACCAGCGCCGCTCGCATGCGGTGCTGATCTATCGCAGCGCCGGGGGCGATGTGGTGCTCGACAACCAGACCAACAAGATGCTGGGCTGGCGCGAGACCGGCTACATCTTCCTGCGGATGCAGGACCCGGACAACCCGGCGCGCTGGGTCTCGGGGTTTGGCCGGTAG
- a CDS encoding 3-oxoacid CoA-transferase subunit A — MDKSVASLTAAVGDIADGAVVMIAGFGGSGIPVELIHALVSRFRETGHPAKLTVVNNNAGTGAVGIAAMLDAGMVAKVICSFPRSSQPQAFQRRYEAGEVALELVPQGTLAERIRAGGAGIPAFYTATGVGTELAEGKPVEEFDGRLYLRERWLKADVALVKAQLGDRHGNLTYRLAARNFAPIMAMAAGCTIAQVSRLVAPGAIDPEAVVTPGIFVERLVEVPEPAQEEALVRAGEVF, encoded by the coding sequence ATGGACAAGAGCGTTGCGAGCCTGACGGCGGCGGTGGGTGACATCGCCGACGGGGCGGTGGTGATGATCGCGGGCTTTGGCGGCTCGGGGATTCCCGTGGAGTTGATCCATGCGCTGGTTTCGCGGTTTCGGGAGACCGGGCATCCGGCAAAACTGACCGTGGTCAACAACAACGCCGGCACCGGCGCGGTGGGGATCGCGGCCATGCTCGATGCGGGCATGGTGGCCAAGGTGATCTGCTCGTTTCCGCGCTCGTCGCAGCCGCAGGCGTTTCAGCGCCGGTACGAGGCCGGCGAGGTGGCGCTGGAGCTGGTGCCTCAGGGCACGCTGGCCGAGCGGATCAGGGCAGGGGGCGCGGGGATCCCGGCCTTCTACACGGCCACGGGCGTGGGCACCGAACTGGCCGAGGGCAAGCCGGTGGAGGAGTTCGACGGGCGGCTCTATCTGCGCGAACGCTGGCTGAAGGCCGATGTGGCGCTGGTGAAGGCGCAGCTGGGCGACCGGCATGGCAACCTGACCTACCGGCTGGCGGCGCGGAACTTTGCGCCGATCATGGCGATGGCGGCGGGTTGCACCATCGCCCAGGTCTCGCGGCTGGTGGCGCCGGGCGCTATCGACCCGGAGGCGGTGGTGACGCCGGGGATCTTTGTTGAGCGGCTGGTCGAGGTGCCGGAGCCCGCGCAGGAAGAGGCGCTGGTGCGGGCGGGGGAGGTGTTTTGA
- a CDS encoding YbaK/EbsC family protein produces MSKSLARVRSALQTAGLPAEIREMPESTRTAAEAAAAAGCEIDQIAKSIIFAGKASGALYLFLTAGGNQVDPAKASAAAGEPLARADGKVVRDLTGFAIGGVAPIGHLAAPRAFLDPRLLDFAQVWAAAGTPRHIFSIAPHDMARLADATTTGFTA; encoded by the coding sequence ATGTCCAAATCCCTCGCCCGCGTCCGCTCCGCGCTCCAAACCGCGGGCCTTCCCGCAGAGATCCGCGAGATGCCCGAGAGCACCCGCACCGCCGCAGAGGCCGCCGCCGCCGCCGGCTGCGAGATCGACCAGATCGCCAAGTCGATCATCTTTGCCGGCAAGGCGAGCGGCGCGCTCTATCTCTTTCTCACCGCGGGCGGCAACCAGGTCGATCCCGCCAAGGCCAGCGCGGCGGCCGGCGAGCCGCTTGCCCGCGCCGACGGCAAGGTGGTGCGCGACCTCACCGGCTTCGCCATCGGCGGCGTCGCCCCCATCGGCCACCTCGCCGCACCCCGTGCCTTCCTCGACCCCCGCCTGCTCGACTTCGCACAGGTCTGGGCCGCCGCGGGCACCCCGCGCCACATCTTCTCCATCGCGCCGCACGACATGGCCCGCCTGGCAGATGCCACCACCACGGGGTTCACCGCATGA
- a CDS encoding ATP-binding protein encodes MDFSWLKRSMPRGIYGRAALILLLPIVVLQVVVSVVFIQRHFEDVTQQMTDSLLLELRHLTGEVAAAPDAETALAEVAGLAEALRLQLALPGEEMHGFKRPFYDVSGATVIAELRGGLEGVEAVDLSENSRRVSLQVSTPHGPLSIGFDRRRVSASNPHQFLVLMGFVGVVMALVAFIYLRNQLRPITRLAAAAEAFGRGRIEPYKPAGAVEVRSAGNAFLDMRNRIERQTAQRTMLLSGVSHDLRTPLTRMKLGLSLAEADGADVEELARDVAEMEAMLDGFLAFVRSEAGEAAEAVNVVELAERVAEKARRAGGMVELERRGEGSREIAIRALSVERAVANLLSNARRYGSKARLSLDLGERMVRFTVEDDGPGIPEARREEAMRAFTRLDEARNQDAGGGVGLGLAIALDVARSHGGTLRLGESEALGGLKAELVLAR; translated from the coding sequence ATGGATTTTTCGTGGTTGAAACGCTCGATGCCAAGGGGGATCTACGGCCGGGCCGCGCTGATCCTGCTTCTGCCGATCGTGGTGCTTCAGGTCGTGGTGTCGGTGGTGTTCATCCAGCGGCATTTCGAGGACGTGACGCAGCAGATGACCGACTCGCTGCTGCTGGAGCTGCGCCATCTGACCGGGGAGGTGGCGGCGGCGCCGGATGCGGAGACGGCCCTGGCGGAGGTCGCGGGGCTGGCCGAGGCCTTGCGGTTGCAGCTGGCCCTGCCGGGCGAGGAGATGCACGGCTTCAAGCGGCCGTTCTATGACGTGTCGGGCGCCACGGTGATTGCGGAGCTGCGCGGCGGGCTGGAGGGCGTGGAGGCGGTGGACCTGTCGGAGAACTCGCGGCGGGTGTCGTTGCAGGTGAGCACGCCGCACGGGCCGCTCAGCATCGGGTTCGACCGGCGGCGGGTGAGTGCCTCGAACCCGCACCAGTTTCTGGTGCTGATGGGCTTCGTGGGGGTGGTGATGGCGCTGGTGGCCTTCATCTACCTGCGCAACCAGCTGAGGCCGATCACCCGGCTGGCGGCGGCGGCGGAGGCCTTCGGGCGGGGGCGGATCGAGCCCTACAAGCCCGCCGGGGCGGTGGAGGTGCGCTCGGCGGGCAATGCCTTTCTCGACATGCGCAACCGGATCGAGCGGCAGACGGCGCAGCGCACGATGCTGCTTAGCGGGGTGAGCCACGACCTGCGCACGCCGTTGACCCGGATGAAGCTGGGGCTTTCGCTGGCCGAGGCGGACGGGGCCGATGTGGAGGAGCTGGCCCGCGACGTGGCGGAGATGGAGGCGATGCTCGACGGCTTCCTGGCCTTCGTCCGCTCCGAGGCGGGCGAGGCGGCGGAGGCGGTGAACGTGGTGGAGCTGGCCGAGCGGGTCGCCGAGAAGGCGCGGCGGGCCGGAGGCATGGTGGAGCTGGAGCGGCGTGGCGAGGGCAGCCGGGAGATCGCGATCCGCGCGCTCTCGGTGGAGCGGGCGGTGGCGAACCTGCTCTCGAACGCGCGGCGCTATGGCAGCAAGGCCCGGCTGAGCCTCGATCTGGGCGAGCGGATGGTGCGGTTTACCGTCGAGGACGACGGACCGGGGATTCCGGAGGCGCGGCGGGAGGAGGCGATGCGGGCCTTCACCCGGCTCGACGAGGCGCGCAACCAGGATGCGGGCGGGGGCGTGGGGCTGGGGCTGGCGATTGCGCTCGACGTGGCGCGGAGCCACGGCGGCACGCTCAGGCTGGGCGAGAGCGAGGCGCTTGGCGGGCTGAAGGCGGAGCTGGTGCTGGCGCGGTAG
- a CDS encoding DUF2852 domain-containing protein, producing MNTAQTATVTHQPGWFARAEGWLDERGKGAWIAAMVLGFIFFWPLGLALLAYMIWSKRMFSGRCAAKRTQGHHAHTMMNRRHGFRSSGNTAFDAYKAETLRRLEDEQEAFENFLDRLREAKDKQEFDAFMDDRAKAARAPKDADADAEGEPELNEPR from the coding sequence ATGAACACCGCCCAAACCGCCACCGTCACGCACCAGCCCGGCTGGTTCGCCCGTGCCGAAGGCTGGCTGGACGAGCGTGGCAAGGGAGCCTGGATCGCAGCCATGGTGCTGGGGTTCATCTTCTTCTGGCCCCTCGGTCTCGCCCTTCTCGCCTACATGATCTGGAGCAAACGCATGTTTTCCGGCCGCTGCGCCGCCAAGCGCACCCAAGGGCACCACGCCCACACCATGATGAACCGCCGCCACGGCTTCCGCAGCTCGGGCAACACCGCCTTCGATGCCTACAAGGCCGAAACCCTGCGCCGGCTCGAAGACGAGCAGGAGGCCTTCGAGAACTTTCTCGACCGTCTGCGCGAAGCCAAGGACAAGCAGGAGTTCGATGCCTTCATGGATGACCGGGCCAAGGCCGCCCGCGCCCCCAAGGACGCTGACGCCGACGCCGAGGGTGAACCCGAGCTGAACGAGCCCCGCTGA
- a CDS encoding TfoX/Sxy family protein encodes MADSRTPVSSIRNLGPAMEASCARAGIHSAEELAALGTDETYRRLLQTGARPHFIAYYVIEMGLQGRPWNDCKGKEKERLRARFDALVAEAHDPGLSELERTLDQIGVRPAPRRSSGP; translated from the coding sequence ATGGCCGACTCCCGCACTCCTGTGTCCTCCATCCGCAATCTCGGCCCCGCGATGGAGGCTTCCTGCGCCCGCGCGGGCATCCACTCCGCCGAGGAGCTGGCCGCGCTCGGCACCGACGAGACCTACCGCCGCCTGCTGCAAACCGGCGCCCGCCCCCATTTCATCGCCTATTACGTCATCGAGATGGGCCTTCAGGGCCGCCCCTGGAACGACTGCAAGGGCAAGGAGAAGGAGCGCCTCCGCGCCCGCTTCGACGCCCTCGTGGCCGAGGCCCACGATCCCGGCCTCTCCGAGCTGGAGCGCACGCTCGACCAGATCGGCGTCCGCCCCGCCCCGCGCCGCTCATCCGGGCCTTGA
- a CDS encoding arginyltransferase, which translates to MRHTLPIAPQFYVTAPQPCPYLDGRMERKLFTALQGEGAEKLNDTLSQQGFRRSQNVLYRPSCADCSACMSARIRVADFRPTRSQKRVVKRNAALTRKANSPWATEEQYALFRRYLDQRHADGGMADMDIFEFAAMIEETPVKSRVIEYHLPPGAEGNDTGEDKLIAVCLTDVLEDGVSLVYSFFEPAMERHSLGRYIILDHIEIAREAGLPYVYLGYWVPGSPKMGYKASYGALEIYKAGAWRDLVDPEAHRQDLHPLSVDPIAEQVARIRLPDSRPAPTRRD; encoded by the coding sequence TTGCGCCACACGCTCCCCATCGCGCCCCAGTTCTACGTGACGGCTCCGCAGCCCTGCCCCTACCTCGACGGGCGGATGGAGCGGAAGCTGTTCACCGCGTTGCAGGGCGAGGGCGCCGAAAAGCTGAACGACACGCTGAGCCAGCAGGGCTTCCGCCGCAGCCAGAACGTGCTTTACCGCCCCTCCTGCGCCGATTGTTCGGCCTGCATGTCGGCCCGGATCCGGGTTGCCGACTTCCGGCCCACCCGGAGCCAGAAGCGGGTGGTCAAGCGCAACGCCGCGCTCACCCGCAAGGCCAACAGCCCCTGGGCCACCGAGGAGCAATACGCCCTCTTCCGCCGCTACCTCGACCAGCGCCACGCCGATGGCGGCATGGCCGACATGGACATCTTCGAGTTCGCCGCGATGATCGAGGAGACCCCGGTCAAGAGCCGGGTGATCGAATATCACCTGCCCCCGGGGGCCGAGGGCAACGACACCGGCGAGGACAAGCTCATCGCCGTCTGCCTGACCGACGTGCTCGAGGACGGGGTGAGCCTGGTCTATTCCTTCTTCGAACCGGCGATGGAGCGGCACTCGCTCGGGCGCTACATCATCCTCGATCACATCGAGATCGCCCGCGAGGCCGGCCTGCCCTATGTCTATCTCGGCTACTGGGTGCCCGGCTCGCCGAAGATGGGCTACAAGGCCAGCTACGGCGCGCTCGAGATCTACAAGGCCGGTGCCTGGCGCGACCTGGTCGACCCCGAGGCCCACCGGCAAGACCTGCATCCGCTCTCGGTCGATCCGATCGCCGAGCAGGTCGCCCGCATCCGCCTGCCCGACAGCCGCCCCGCGCCAACCCGCCGCGACTGA
- a CDS encoding thiamine pyrophosphate-dependent enzyme, with the protein MSGNEAERTTGEALAAGLAEAGTEVVFGIPGAHMYAFNDALAREAGRIRFIHTRHEQGAGYMAYGYARASGRPGVFTVVPGPGVLNAGAALSTAYAGGTPVLCVTGNIFSNLIGQGRGQLHELPDQLATLGSITRWAGRVEHASETGRMLGRAFGEMARGRGGPAAIEAPWDVMAAKGTVRGGYEAEAVLPPPLDEGQLARAAEMIAEAENPMIFVGFGAMGAGAEVLALARKLGAPVVAHRSGKGVIPEDDPLAVNMVAGYDLYRDCDLILGIGSRLELPFMRWQWKPEGVKVLRIDIDPTEAVRLKPDGFVLGDAGEACAALLGRVGEGPDRGAAIAAARAAAQEKIDGVQPQVGFLKAIRAALPRDGFFVEEISQVGFTARFAFPVYEPRTYVTSAYQENLGFGYNTALGVKVANPDRAVVAVTGDGGFLFGAQEMATAAQHGIGVVVVVFDNGAFGNVLRDQDTMYEGRRLGAELGNPDFVAMAKSFGLHAERADTPEALEAALKAALDRDEPALICVKQERGSDGSPWPLLMPPPHGEGPKKGYF; encoded by the coding sequence ATGAGCGGCAACGAGGCAGAGCGGACCACGGGCGAGGCGCTGGCGGCGGGGCTGGCCGAGGCGGGAACAGAGGTGGTTTTCGGGATTCCGGGCGCGCACATGTATGCCTTCAACGATGCGCTGGCGCGGGAGGCGGGGCGGATCCGGTTCATCCACACGCGGCACGAGCAGGGGGCGGGCTACATGGCCTATGGCTATGCCCGCGCGAGCGGCAGGCCGGGCGTGTTTACCGTGGTGCCGGGGCCTGGGGTGCTGAACGCGGGCGCCGCACTGAGCACGGCCTATGCGGGCGGCACGCCGGTGCTTTGCGTGACGGGCAACATCTTTTCGAACCTCATCGGGCAGGGGCGGGGGCAGCTGCACGAGCTGCCCGACCAGCTGGCGACGCTGGGCAGCATCACCCGTTGGGCAGGGCGCGTGGAACATGCCAGCGAGACGGGCCGCATGCTGGGCCGCGCCTTTGGCGAAATGGCCCGGGGCCGGGGCGGGCCTGCGGCCATCGAGGCACCCTGGGACGTGATGGCCGCCAAGGGCACCGTGCGCGGAGGCTACGAGGCGGAGGCGGTGCTGCCGCCGCCGCTCGACGAGGGCCAGCTCGCGCGGGCGGCGGAGATGATCGCCGAGGCGGAGAACCCGATGATCTTTGTCGGCTTCGGGGCGATGGGGGCGGGGGCCGAGGTCTTGGCGCTCGCCCGCAAGCTCGGGGCGCCGGTGGTGGCGCATCGCAGCGGCAAGGGGGTGATCCCCGAGGATGACCCGCTCGCGGTGAACATGGTGGCGGGTTACGACCTTTACCGCGACTGCGACCTGATCCTTGGCATCGGCTCGCGGCTGGAGCTGCCCTTCATGCGGTGGCAATGGAAGCCCGAGGGGGTGAAGGTGCTGCGCATCGACATCGACCCGACCGAGGCGGTGCGGCTGAAGCCCGATGGCTTTGTGCTGGGCGATGCGGGCGAGGCCTGCGCGGCGCTGCTGGGGCGCGTGGGCGAGGGGCCGGACCGGGGCGCGGCGATCGCAGCGGCGCGGGCGGCGGCGCAGGAGAAGATCGACGGGGTGCAGCCGCAGGTGGGCTTTCTCAAGGCAATCCGGGCGGCGCTGCCGCGCGACGGGTTCTTCGTGGAGGAGATCAGCCAGGTGGGCTTTACCGCGCGGTTTGCCTTTCCGGTTTATGAACCAAGGACCTACGTGACCTCGGCCTACCAGGAGAACCTCGGGTTCGGCTACAACACCGCGCTGGGGGTCAAGGTGGCCAACCCCGACCGCGCCGTGGTGGCGGTGACCGGGGACGGGGGCTTTCTGTTCGGGGCGCAGGAGATGGCGACGGCGGCGCAGCATGGCATCGGCGTGGTGGTGGTGGTCTTCGACAACGGGGCCTTCGGCAACGTGCTGCGCGACCAGGACACGATGTACGAGGGTCGCAGGCTGGGGGCCGAACTGGGCAACCCGGATTTCGTGGCCATGGCGAAGAGCTTTGGCCTTCATGCCGAGCGGGCGGATACGCCGGAGGCGCTGGAGGCGGCGCTGAAGGCCGCGCTCGACCGGGACGAGCCGGCGTTGATCTGCGTGAAGCAGGAGCGGGGCAGCGATGGCTCGCCCTGGCCGCTGCTGATGCCGCCGCCCCATGGCGAAGGGCCGAAGAAAGGGTATTTCTAG
- a CDS encoding 3-oxoacid CoA-transferase subunit B, which produces MEKLTSAGIAWRAAQDIPDGAYVNLGIGFPEMVAQFQPAGRHVTYHSENGILGMGPAPEEGAEDWDLINAGKKAVTLNPGAAIFHHADSFAMVRGGHIDLAVLGAYEVAETGDLANWRIGHSGTPAVGGAMDMVTGAKRVAVVTEHVTRAGAPKLVERCTNPLTGVGCVSRIYTSLAVVDVVEGRFVLREKLPGLSMEALQAVTGARLHLDGPVLDLVVP; this is translated from the coding sequence ATGGAGAAGCTGACGAGCGCGGGCATCGCCTGGCGGGCGGCGCAGGATATTCCCGACGGGGCCTATGTGAACCTCGGCATCGGATTTCCCGAGATGGTGGCGCAGTTTCAGCCCGCGGGGCGGCATGTGACCTACCACAGCGAGAACGGCATTCTCGGGATGGGGCCCGCGCCGGAAGAGGGCGCGGAGGACTGGGACCTGATCAACGCGGGCAAGAAGGCGGTGACGCTGAACCCCGGCGCCGCGATCTTTCACCACGCCGACAGCTTTGCCATGGTGCGGGGCGGGCATATCGATCTCGCGGTGCTGGGGGCCTACGAGGTGGCCGAGACAGGCGACCTCGCCAACTGGCGGATCGGGCACAGCGGCACCCCGGCGGTGGGTGGCGCGATGGACATGGTGACCGGGGCCAAACGGGTGGCCGTGGTGACCGAACATGTGACGCGGGCGGGCGCGCCCAAGCTGGTGGAGCGCTGCACCAACCCGCTGACCGGGGTGGGCTGCGTGAGCCGGATCTACACCTCGCTGGCGGTGGTCGACGTGGTGGAGGGGCGATTCGTGCTGCGTGAAAAGCTGCCCGGCCTGTCGATGGAGGCGCTTCAGGCGGTTACCGGAGCCAGGCTCCATCTGGACGGGCCTGTGCTAGATCTGGTGGTTCCGTAG
- the glnA gene encoding type I glutamate--ammonia ligase has protein sequence MSNKDVLKTIKDDDVEYVDIRFTDPRGRLQHVTVMSDQVDEDFLEDGFMFDGSSIAGWKSIDKSDMKLMPDASSAYMDPFYAEKTLCLHCSVVEPDTGEAYNRDPRGTAQLAEAYLKSSGIGDTSYFGPEAEFFLFDDVRYSVEMNKVSFQVDAGDAAWNTDTEFDMGNMGHRPGIKGGYFPVNPTDDAQDLRSEMLSTMKRMGMKVDKHHHEVASCQHELGLIFGTLTKQADELQKYKYVIHNVANAYGKSATFMPKPIKGDNGTGMHVNMSIWKDGKPLFAGDKYADLSDEALYYIGGILKHAKALNAFTNPSTNSYKRLIPGFEAPVLRAYSANNRSGCIRIPWAESPKAKRVEARFPDPSANPYLCFSALLMAGLDGIKNKIHPGEAMDKDLYDLPPEELAGIPTVCASLREALTELEADMDFLTAGDVFTKDQIEGYMDLKWEEIYAYEHTPHPVEYKMYYSC, from the coding sequence ATGAGCAACAAGGACGTTCTCAAGACCATCAAGGACGACGACGTGGAGTACGTCGACATCCGCTTCACCGACCCGCGCGGCAGGCTCCAGCACGTCACGGTCATGTCCGACCAGGTCGACGAGGACTTCCTCGAAGACGGCTTCATGTTCGATGGCTCCTCCATCGCCGGCTGGAAGTCGATCGACAAGTCCGACATGAAACTCATGCCCGATGCCTCCTCGGCCTACATGGACCCGTTCTATGCCGAGAAGACCCTCTGCCTGCACTGCTCGGTGGTCGAGCCCGACACCGGCGAGGCCTACAACCGCGACCCGCGCGGCACCGCCCAGCTGGCCGAGGCCTACCTCAAGTCGTCCGGCATCGGTGACACCTCCTACTTCGGCCCCGAGGCCGAGTTCTTCCTGTTCGACGATGTCCGCTACTCGGTCGAGATGAACAAGGTGAGCTTCCAGGTGGATGCAGGCGACGCCGCCTGGAACACCGACACCGAGTTCGACATGGGCAACATGGGCCATCGTCCCGGCATCAAGGGCGGCTACTTCCCGGTCAACCCCACCGACGACGCCCAGGACCTGCGCTCCGAGATGCTCTCGACCATGAAGCGCATGGGCATGAAGGTCGACAAGCACCACCACGAGGTGGCCTCGTGCCAGCACGAGCTCGGCCTGATCTTCGGCACGCTGACCAAGCAGGCCGACGAGCTCCAGAAGTACAAGTACGTCATCCACAACGTGGCCAACGCCTACGGCAAGTCGGCCACCTTCATGCCCAAGCCCATCAAGGGCGACAACGGCACCGGCATGCACGTGAACATGTCGATCTGGAAAGACGGCAAGCCGCTCTTCGCCGGTGACAAATACGCCGACCTCTCCGACGAGGCGCTCTACTACATCGGCGGTATCCTGAAGCACGCCAAGGCGCTCAACGCCTTCACCAACCCCTCGACCAACAGCTACAAGCGGCTGATCCCCGGCTTCGAGGCTCCGGTTCTGCGGGCCTACTCGGCCAACAACCGTTCGGGCTGCATCCGGATCCCGTGGGCCGAAAGCCCGAAGGCCAAGCGCGTCGAGGCCCGCTTCCCGGATCCCTCGGCCAACCCCTACCTGTGCTTCTCGGCGCTGCTGATGGCCGGCCTCGACGGGATCAAGAACAAGATCCACCCCGGCGAAGCCATGGACAAGGACCTCTACGACCTGCCGCCCGAAGAGTTGGCCGGCATCCCCACCGTCTGCGCCTCCCTGCGCGAAGCCCTCACCGAGCTGGAAGCCGACATGGACTTCCTCACCGCCGGCGACGTCTTCACCAAGGACCAGATCGAGGGCTACATGGACCTCAAGTGGGAAGAGATCTACGCCTACGAGCACACCCCGCACCCGGTCGAGTACAAGATGTACTACAGCTGCTGA